Proteins co-encoded in one Gossypium arboreum isolate Shixiya-1 chromosome 11, ASM2569848v2, whole genome shotgun sequence genomic window:
- the LOC108471895 gene encoding putative disease resistance protein At3g14460 — protein sequence MGNLVNLHYLDIRDANSIKRMPLGIDKLTNLQRLSEFVIREGDGQHIRDLKYLSNLKGDFNIFGLENVNGEDAAEAKLNEKQRIDRLLEQLVIQNYGGAKFSTWIADSSLKNMLSLKLRNCKNYKSLPSIGRLLLLKDLSISGLDQVHKIGAELFGENQSNAFASLESLCFDNMLNWEEWDLCEDDEQVSKFPSLSKLSIKSCPLLWGRLPTILQSLQKLEISECRRLVVSILGFPLLSEISVEGCQKLVDEGSLSVQKVTSLKHVSLSNISKFNISAERIMLRFANSEKFDIYDWEELGSLSQIGLRLVGHRFIEIVKCPQLISLEKEKERLQLDNIPGVESLLIVNCENFGVLPKCINNFTSLRELKVSYCSADTSFLEEGFPTNLTTLAISNVPKIFTSLVEWGFNRLTSLQQLDISSEGCSNVVSFPE from the exons ATGGGAAATCTTGTCAACTTGCATTATCTTGATATTAGAGATGCAAACTCAATAAAAAGGATGCCTCTTGGAATCGATAAGCTAACCAATCTTCAAAGATTATCTGAATTCGTCATAAGGGAAGGTGATGGACAGCATATTAGAGACTTAAAATATTTGTCAAACCTCAAAGGCGATTTCAATATTTTTGGGTTAGAGAATGTTAACGGTGAAGATGCAGCGGAAGCCAAGTTAAATGAAAAGCAGAGGATTGATCGATTG CTTGAGCAACTCGTCATTCAGAATTATGGTGGTGCAAAATTCTCTACTTGGATTGCAGATTCTTCCTTAAAAAATATGTTGTCATTGAAGCTTCGCAACTGTAAAAATTACAAATCTCTACCATCGATTGGAAGGCTGTTGTTGTTAAAAGATCTTTCAATTAGTGGTTTGGATCAAGTGCATAAGATTGGTGCTGAGTTATTTGGAGAAAATCAATCAAATGCTTTTGCATCATTAGAGTCTCTGTGTTTTGACAATATGCTGAATTGGGAGGAGTGGGACCTATGTGAAGATGATGAGCAAGTATCGAAATTTCCTAGCCTTAGTAAGCTTTCAATTAAAAGCTGTCCTCTATTGTGGGGAAGGTTGCCAACCATCCTTCAATCCTTGCAGAAACTTGAAATCTCTGAGTGTAGAAGGTTGGTAGTTTCAATTTTAGGTTTTCCCTTGCTGAGTGAAATAAGCGTTGAAGGGTGTCAAAAATTGGTGGATGAAGGTTCTTTGTCTGTACAGAAGGTTACCTCTTTGAAGCATGTGTCTCTTTCAAATATTTCAAAGTTTAATATTTCAGCAGAGAGGATAATGTTGAGATTTGCAAACTCTGAAAAATTTGATATCTATGATTGGGAGGAGTTGGGATCTTTATCGCAAATTGGGTTAAGATTAGTAGGGCACCGATTCATTGAGATTGTCAAATGTCCCCAATTGATCTCTTTGGAAAAAGAGAAGGAGAGACTACAACTTGACAATATTCCAGGTGTTGAATCTCTGTTAATAGTgaattgtgaaaattttggagTCCTTCCCAAGTGCATCAACAACTTCACCTCCCTTCGAGAATTAAAGGTGTCTTATTGTTCGGCTGACACATCCTTTCTAGAAGAGGGTTTCCCTACCAACCTCACAACACTTGCAATCTCAAACGTACCCAAAATTTTTACATCACTTGTTGAATGGGGATTTAACAGACTCACCTCTCTTCAACAACTGGATATCAGCAGTGAAGGATGCTCAAATGTGGTGTCATTTCCAGAATAA